Proteins co-encoded in one Aspergillus flavus chromosome 2, complete sequence genomic window:
- a CDS encoding putative efflux pump antibiotic resistance protein, translating to MTNFFTSKSKPLGKSTSNMSSNASQLEKESHSTVALRDSQNSDQQESEPQYPGPLKLTLIIISLNLAMFLVGLDNTIISSAIPKITDQFHALGDVGWYASAYLLTNCAFQLIWGKLFTFYVVKRVYLTALFIFELGSLICAVAPSSTALIVGRAIAGVGGGGVGNGSFLLIAHCVPPRQRPAFIGMMGSMYGIASIAGPLMGGAFTDNISWRWCFYINLPLGVLPAVIITFFIAPFRGSKKGEVGFLNQLKQMDLPGTACLLPGVICLLLALQWGGSTYPWKNGRIIALFVLAGLLFIAFIVIQYISGDRATVPGRVFNNRNIWGSALFGSCVTAGFFLLLYYIPIWLQAVKGASAIKSGIMNLPMLLGSVIFSLLGGALTSIIGYYMPFAYLTVILMSIGSGLLSTLQVDSGHAKWIGYQFLVGAGVGSGLQTAFAAPQCVLPLEDIPIGTAVVIFTENLSAAVFVSVAQNVFSNQLRTNLATYVPEADASAILSGGATDIKNFVPQELYQGVLFAYNKALDQTFYVGVALSCCAILGTLGMQWVSVKKKDDAPSN from the exons ATGACGAACTTCTTCACCTCAAAGAGCAAGCCGTTGGGGAAATCAACCTCCAACATGTCTTCTAACGCATCTCAACTAGAGAAGGAGTCACATTCGACGGTGGCCCTCAGAGACTCTCAGAACAGCGACCAGCAAGAAAGCGAGCCTCAATACCCCGGCCCACTCAAGCTGACACTCATCATCATAAGCTTGAATCTTGCCATGTTCCTTGTGGGACTCGACAACACCATCATTTCGAGCGCCATCCCGAAGATTACTGACCAATTCCACGCTCTTGGTGACGTTGGCTGGTATGCTAGCGCCTACCTCCTCACAAACTGCGCCTTCCAACTGATATGGGGGAAGCTATTCACCTTCTACGTGGTGAAACGGGTTTACCTCACGGCGCTCTTCATCTTTGAACTGGGGTCTCTGATCTGCGCCGTGGCCCCGAGTTCAACGGCTCTGATTGTCGGCCGTGCCATTGCAGGCgtcggcggtggtggtgtcGGCAACGGTTCCTTTCTGCTCATCGCTCACTGTGTGCCGCCACGCCAACGTCCGGCTTTCATTGGCATGATGGGCTCCATGTATGGCATTGCGTCCATCGCGGGTCCTCTGATGGGAGGTGCCTTCACGGACAATATCTCCTGGAGGTGGTGTTTCTATATCAACCTGCCTCTTGGTGTACTTCCCGCTGTCATAATTACCTTTTTTATCGCCCCATTCCGCGGCAGTAAGAAGGGCGAGGTCGGCTTCCTGAACCAGCTCAAACAGATGGATCTTCCAGGAACCGCGTGTCTTTTGCCTGGGGTCATTTGTCTGCTGCTCGCCCTTCAGTGGGGCGGCTCCACCTACCCCTGGAAGAATGGCCGCATCATCGCTCTGTTTGTGCTTGCCGGTCTTCTTTTTATCGCTTTTATTGTCATTCAGTATATCAGCGGAGACCGCGCGACAGTCCCAGGTCGTGTCTTTAACAACCGAAATATCTGGGGCTCCGCTCTGTTTGGCTCCTGTGTGACCGCCGGCTTCTTCCTATTGCTTTACTAT ATCCCAATCTGGCTACAAGCCGTCAAAGGCGCCAGCGCAATCAAATCCGGAATCATGAATCTCCCCATGCTCCTAGGCAGCGTCATATTCTCCCTACTAGGCGGCGCCCTCACCTCCATAATCGGCTACTACATGCCCTTCGCCTACCTCACCGTGATCCTGATGTCCATCGGCAGCGGACTCCTCTCCACCTTGCAAGTCGACTCCGGCCACGCCAAATGGATCGGCTACCAGTTCCTCGTCGGCGCGGGAGTGGGCAGCGGCCTGCAGACGGCGTTTGCTGCCCCTCAATGTGTGCTACCCCTCGAAGACATTCCGATCGGTACCGCcgtcgtcatcttcacgGAAAACCTCTCCGCCGCCGTCTTCGTCTCGGTCGCCCAGAACGTGTTCTCCAACCAGCTGAGAACTAACCTGGCCACGTACGTGCCTGAGGCTGACGCGAGTGCCATCTTGTCTGGTGGTGCTACtgatataaagaattttGTGCCGCAGGAGCTCTATCAGGGTGTTCTGTTTGCTTATAATAAGGCCTTGGATCAGACATTTTATGTTGGGGTTGCATTGTCTTGTTGTGCGATTTTGGGAACTCTTGGGATGCAGTGGGTGTCGGttaagaagaaggatgatgcACCATCTAACTAG